The segment TCGTGATCGGCAACGATCAGTTGCAGTTGACTCGGATTTGGCGACCGGCTGAACGAACCTGGTTGGAAGTCGGCTTTCCCGTAAAGCTCGTAACGACCGCCGAAGATGGCACGCCGCGCAAAGAGCGGGTTCGATTCGGCATTCAGAACGGCGAGGTCATCGCATTGGCGGCCGATGAGTCAATCCGCTCGGCATGGCGTTTCCACAAAGACGCATGGACCGAAGAACCGGAACTGCTGCGCGGCTTGGAATTAGACGGGAAGCCGGTGCAGATCGCTACGAGCGGGATTGATCAAGGCGTCCGATTTCGCGATCTCAACGAAGATGGGGATTGCGAGTTGATCGTTGGCTCGGAAAAGAAGCAGGCGATCTTTCAGTGGGATCGTCAACAGCGGACGTGGAAGCTGCTGCCGTTTGTGTTGCCCGATGATACGGAAATAACGTTTAGCGATGGATTGGACGCTGGACTCCGCTTTGTCGATGTGGATGAAGATGGATTCGATGACGTCGTTTTCTCGGACGAGATTCGTTTTTCGCTGAGCCTGTTCCAGTCGATGGAAAAGGGATGGTCGCGTCAGGTCTCGTCAGGAATGCGGAATGACGCCGGAGCGATTCCGATGATCTCGCGTCTGGGGAAAAACAACGGCGCCTGGTTTGCGGACAATTCGATTTGGATTCAGAACGAGGATACGGCGCGACTTCCCGACGGCGTTGACCGCATGTCGTTTGTCGAGATGCTTCGTCCCATCGACACGCAGCCGAAGTCGGCCGAGGCCTCGCGGAAGACGATCCGCGTGCAGCCGGGCTTTCGCGTCGATCAGGTCGCGGCCGAACCGCTGGTGATGGATCCGGTTTCGTTCGACTGGGGACCGGACGGAAAGTTCTGGGTGGTAGAAATGGCCGACTATCCGCTGGGCGTGGACGGCAAGCCGGGCGGTCGCGTCCGGTATTTACGCGACATCGACGGAGATGGAACCTACGACGAGTCGGTCCTCTTCTTGGAAGGGGTGAATTTTCCGAACGGAGTGATGGCCTGGGGGAAGGGAGTCATTGTCTCGGCGGCTCCAGAAATCTTCTACGCGGAAGATACCGACGGAGATGGCGCAGCGGACAAGCGCGAGACGCTGTACGTCGGGTTCAGGGAAGGAAATCAACAGCATCGCGTCAATGGCTTTTGGCGTGGTCTCGACAATTGGATCTACGTCGCCAATGGCGATAGCGGCGGAACGATCCGATCGGAGAAAACAGGAAAGACGGTCGATATTCGGGGACGTGATCTGCGGATTCGACCCGATACCGGCGAGATGGAGGCGGTTACCGGTCAAAGCCAATATGGCCGTTCACGGGACGACTGGGGAAATTGGTTCGGGTGCAACAACTCGCAGGCGGTTTTCCACTTTGTGACCAACGAACATTATTACCTGCGGAATCCGAGCGTCGCCGTCCAAAGGCCGATTCAGCATATCGCTTCGGTCAGCAATACGCCGATCTATCCTCGCAGTCGAATTCTGAGTCATTGGTCGGGTTATGTGCCGCCGGCTCCGGGAGAGCCAAGTCGCTTTACTTCCGCCAATGGGATCTGCATTTACCGAGACGAGTTGTTTGGCCCCACGTTCCACAACACCGCTCTGGTCAGCGAGCCGATTCATAACCTGATTCATCGGCATCAATTGATTCCGCAGGGAGTAACTTTCACCGGCAGCCGTGCGGCGGGAGAGGAACGGAGCGAATTCGTCGCCTCGTCCGACTCGTGGTTCCGGCCTGCCGCAATTCGTACCGGTCCAAACGGCGGAATCTGGTTTGCCGATATGTATCGTTTGATTCTGGAGCATCCAGAGTGGATCGACGATGAAGAGGAAAAGCGAATGGATCTGCGCACCGGTCATGACAAGGGACGCATCTATCGCATCTTGCCGATTGCCGAGGCGCCTTCCGCGGTTCCACGATTGGATCAGTTGACCAATCAGGAATTGGCCGAACAATTGGCAAGCGTTAGCGGATGGCGTCGAGATATGGCGCAGCGGCTGCTGATCGAACGGAGCGCCAGCGATGAAGTTCCAGCGCTGGCGAAGATGGCGCAAACGTCCGGCAGTCCGCAGGGACGGCTGCATGCGCTGTGCACCTTGGATGGTTTGAGCGCACTCGAAAGCGACGTCATCGCTACGGCCCTCTCCGATCCACATCCTGGGGTGCGACGCCACGCAATTCGTTTGGCCGAGTCGAAGCTTGACGCCGACCCATCGCTCCACGCGTCGTTTGCGGCGCTGATCAACGAACCTGATCCGCTGGCCGCGCTCCAATTGGCCTATTCGCTGGGCGAGTGGCGCGGTTCGGCCTCCGGGCGTTTGCTGGGGCAATTGGCGATGGCGCATCGCGATGAGCCGCAAATTGTCTCCGCAGCGCTGACTTCGCTGAATGCGGAAAACGTCTTGGCGGCCTACTCCGTGATTCTTGCGGCCAATGAAACCGCTGGTCCGTCGCTGGAGATCTTGTCGGAAGTGATGCGAGTTGGCGCGGGGCTGAAGCGGCCCGAAATTGCGGAAGCGATGGAGGTGGCTTTGTTGCAGGAAGGGGATTCGGCGGCGCCTGCGTGGAAGAGGACAGCTCTCGCACAGCTCCTTGGAGCGCTAAGAAAGAATGGAACAGCCTGGCAAGACTCGCTCAGCGCGGATAGTCGCGCCAAATTGTCGGCGTTGCTGGATGCGGCCCGCGATCGGTTAGAAGATTTGAAAGCGACCGACGAAGAAACGCAAGTCGATATCAACCTGGTCCTGCAAGCGGCCGGGAATTCCGCAGATGACATTCACTTGGTTGCCACGCTGCTGGAGCCGCAAAATCGATCGAGCTTGCAGATTGCGGCGATCCAGGAGTTGGCGAAGGTCGAGTCGAACCTGGCTGCAGAAGAGTTGATCGCCGGCTGGTCAGGTTACACGCCGGCGGTTCGCCAGGAAGCGTTGGAGGCGATCTTGTCTCGCACCGCTTGGTGCACGAAGTTACTGGCCGAAATTCAGGCAGGGCGAATTCAGGCCTTCGATCTCGGCTCGGCTGCGCGGCAGCGTTTGACGGAACATCCTAACAAGGATGTCGCCGCTCTCGCCAAGGCTCAGCTGACGCAAGGTGCAACCTCGTCACGAGCCGAGGTGATGCAGCGATACGAATCAGCCTGGTTGGAGAAGACCGGAGACCTCCAGAAGGGACGCGAACTATTTGCTAAACATTGCAGTGCATGTCATCGCTTGGAAGGGAAAGGTTTTAGCGTGGGGCCCGATCTGACCGGCCTGACGAACAAGTCCGCCGAATCGCTCGGCGCCGCGATTCTCGATCCAAATCGCGCCGTCGAGGACAAGTTCATCGAGTACGCGGCGCTGACCGACGATGGACGCACCTTCAGCGGAATGCTCGCCGCGGAAAGCGGCACGAGCGTCACGCTACGCGGCCAGGAAGGGAAGGAACAAACCGTTTTGCGTGCGGAGATTGAGCAACTCCGCAGTACCAGTCGTTCCCTGATGCCAGAAGGTTTCGAGCAGGTCATGGACCCGCAAGCGCTGGCCGATTTGATTCGTTACGTCGCAGAGACGCCGGCGAAGTAGTCAAACGGAAGTCTCTGAATTCGCCGAAAAGGAGTCGTTAGCTTGTCGACGGAAGCGGCGATCTGCTATTCTCCAGGTCTGGATGCGTGCGGGGGACGCTCGTCGCTTTGTCGATGAGTCGGGCTGTCAGCAACCCCGCGCAATCTCATCTTGGCAGGGCGAAAGGAACGCGAACGTATGGCGACCAATGGCGAGCCTGTGCTGGTTGTGGGTGGGCGTACCACGGGCTTGATGATGGCGGCGGAATTGGCGCGACATGGGGTCCCTGTCCGGATCATCGACAAGTCGCCCGGTATTGACCCCCATTCTCGCGCGACCTATTTGCATGCGCGAACGTTGGAGATTCTGCACATCCTGGGCGTGGCCGAGGAGATCGTTTCCCTGGGGCAACCGCTGAAGGCGATTTCCTTGTACGCCAATGGGGAACATATCGCAACGACGCCTGACCTGCCGGTCGATTCTCCCTTTCCTTGGGGCGCTGCGTTCGCCCAGTGCAAAACGGAAGCGATTCTCCAGCGGCATCTCAATCGCCTTGGCGTCGAAGTGGAGCGGAGTACCGAACTGCTGAATCTCCAGCAGACGGACGAAGGGGTGCTGGCCACCATCCGCAAGTTTGACGGTTCCGAGGAGACGTTCGTCACGCCGTGGCTGATCGGCTGCGATGGCGCTCATAGTACCGTCCGGCGGCAAATCGACGAAGAGTTTCCCGGCGAGATCGATCCTTTTCCGTACCTGGCGGCCGATGTCTTGATCGACGGGCCGATCGAGCCCGACATCGCCTATCTTTGCTTACACGACAAAGGGGACTTGTTCATCTTCCTGCTGGATGAGGGGCGACGACAGATCATCACGACGCTGCCGAAGAACAGCACTAGAACGGAGCCGCCGACGCTGGAAGAGATGCAGCAACTGATCGACGAGCGCGGCTTTGGCAAGTTTCGTCTTTCCGATCCCCGTTGGCTGACGACTTACCGCACGCACTATCGATTGGCGCCGAAGTATCGGCAGGGACGCGTGCTGCTCGCCGGCGATTCGGCCCACGTTCATAGCGTGATCGGCGGCCAAGGAATGAATACCGGCATTCAGGACGCTCACAACCTGGCCTGGAAGCTAAGTCTAGTGATGCGGGGCGTCGCGCCCGATTGGTGGCTTGACACGTATGAGAGCGAACGTCGCAAGATCGCGGCGGACGTGATCGTGTGGACGAAACAGGCGAACAGCGAGCTAACGCGTTTTGCTGAACTGAGTCCTGAAGAGCAACAACGTTTGTGCGAGCATATGGTCGTGCCGGAATGCGATCGGATGGCGCTGCGGATGCACGAGGAGGAGATCGATCTCGATTACCGATCGAGCCGTTTGAGTCTCGAGTTTGATCCCTGCGAAGCGGGCCCGTCGCCCGGCGAGAGAGCGCCTGACGTCGCGGAGATCTTCGCCTCCGGAATCGCTTCCAGCCTCTTCGAAACGCTACGTGCGCCATACTATCATCTGCTGCTCTTCAATCCGCCGGATGTGGATTCCATCGCTCCCGACGTCGTCGCGGCGGCCGGGAAGGCGCTGGACGTTCACGGTCATTGGCTGAGAACGCTGATTGTTGGACCTGACGTCAGCGGTATCGATTGGCCGGCCGGGGTGACGCCGGTTATGGATCTGGACGGGGAGTTGCGGCGACGCTATGGAGGGGACGTCGCGCGGCTCTATCTCATCCGACCCGATGGCTATGTCGCCTACCGTAGCCAAGGGGTCGACGGCCTCGACGCTTACCTTCAGTCCGTACTGAAGTGACGAATAGCGTTGCGGGCGACTGGCGATTTCCTAAGTCGCTTTGATTAGGCGACTTAGGCTTCTGGTGGGGCTCCGCATGCTTCGACTGCCGAGAGAATTCTGGTCAATTCTGACGTGATTTTCTGGTTTTCGCCGCACCATGATGGCCTTTGCGCTATCTCCTGAGGTCTGCGGAACGTTCGTTCCCCGAAACAGATGAGGGGAAGTGGTTGTTCGATTCGTTTTGCAGGCGGGGCGTCGAAGCGGCAATTTAGGGAACGCACGTCGTTTACTCTATGATTAATAAGTTCGATTAGTTTTCGATTGTCAGGAAATCGCCAACATGCGTCTTCGTCCCAGGGGCTTGGTTCTGTCGATCGTCGTTTGCCTGGGGATGTCGGCTGTTCCGCTTCACGCGGACGACGGGCAGCAGCCGAACATCCTCTTTATTGCGATGGACGATCTAAACGACTGGATCGGCTGCATGGGTGGGCACCCGCAAACGATCACGCCGAATCTCGATCGTTTGGCGCAGTCGAGCGTTCTGTTTACGAACGCTCACTGCGCGGCGCCTGCGTGCAATCCTTCACGAACGGCGATCTTTACCGGGATGTCGCCGTACCGATCGGGTTTGTACGCCAACAATCAGAAGATGCGGGAGGTTTTGCCAGAAGCGGAGTTGATCCCCAAGTGGTTCTCGCGGCATGGATATCAGTCGTCCGGTTCCGGCAAGCTGCTGCACTACTTTATTGACGCACAGTCGTGGGACGACTACTTCCCGAACAAGGAGAGCGAGAACCCGTTTCCCCGCACGCTCTACCCGGAGAAGCGGCCGATGAATCTGCCGGTCGCCGGACCTTGGCAATACATCGAGACCGATTGGGGCGCACTCGATGCGACCGATGACGAGTTCGGCGGCGATTACCTCGTCGCCAAGTGGGCCGAAGAGCAATTGCAGAAGCCGCACGACAAGCCGTTCTTCATGGCGTGCGGAATCTACCGTCCCCATGAACCGTGGTTCGTCCCGAAGAAATACTTCGAACCATTTCCGCTAGAATCGATCGAACTGCCGGCGGGCTACAAAGCGGATGACCTCGCCGATTTGCCACCGGAAGGAAAGAGAAGGGGACCGAATCGCTACTTTGCTCACATCCAAGCCCACGGCAAATGGCGGCAAGCGATCCAAAGCTACCTCGCGTCGATCCACTTCGCCGACGCGATGGTGGGGAAGATTCTCGACGCGCTCGACAACAGTCCCTACGCCGACAATACCATCGTCGTCCTGTGGTCCGACCATGGCTGGCATCTGGGGGAAAAAGAACATTGGCAGAAGTACACCGGCTGGCGAGTTTGCACACGGGTGCCGCTGATGATCCGCGTTCCGCAAGGAGCGGCGGGGCTTCCCGGCGGCGCGCAACCGGCGAAATGCGATAAGCCAGTCAATTTGGTCAGCCTTTTCCCGACGCTGGCCGAGTTGTGCGGTATGGAGCGTCCGAAGCAAGCCGACGCGCCGTCATTGGTTCCGCTGCTGAAAGACGCCAACGCCGAGTGGCCCCACGTCTCGATTACCTGCTTGGAAGATCCTGGCAGTTTTAGCGTAAGCGGCGAGTCTTGGCGTCTGATCCATTACGCCAACGGCGACGAAGAACTGTATGACGCTCGGAAAGATCCCTACGAATGGAGCAATCTCGCCGGCGATTCGCGCTATGCTGCGATCCGGCAAAAGCTCTTCTCCCAGGCGCCGCAAAGCTTTGCCAAGAAGCCGGCACCCAGCGTCGCGTCGCTCGAGAGCTTGCCTTGGGTCGCGGCTAGTGAGAAAGCGATACCTCCCTCACAACCGGATGGAGTGACGTTTGACGTCCATTTCCTCAACCGCTCGAAGCACCCGGTTAAGCTGTGGTGGGTAGATCGTCAGGGAACAATGAAAAGCTATGGCCAGATCCCAGCCGGCAAAGAGCGGAGTCAATCGACGCGGCCCGGCGCCGTTTGGGCGATTACCACGATCGGCGACAAGCCGCTTGGCCACTTCAGGGTGGGCGATCGTTCTTCGAAGGCGGTTGTGCCTGCGGAGTAGACGTCGTCGAAAAACGAGTTCTCCACTGCGATCTTGACGTTAGCTCAGGATATCGTCGTGGTAGTGCCCTTCGTTCAGGTCAACTCGTTCCGGGCGTCCTTTGTGCATGTAGATCGTCTTGGTGTGATCCATGCCGAGCAGGCCCATCACGGTGGCGTGAATGTCGTGGACATGCAGTTTGTCTTCCACGGCGTAGAGGCCGAGATCGTCGGTGGCGCCGATCGTCTGGCCCGCTTTGACGCCGCCGCCGGCCATCCACATGGTGAAGCCGGTCGGGTTGTGGTCGCGGCCGGTTCCCTTTTCGCTCATCGGAGTTCGGCCGAATTCGCCGCCCCAGATGACCAGGGTATCTTCCAGCATGCCGCGCTGACGCAGGTCGGCGATCAGACCCGCGATCGGCTTGTCGACGCCGCGGCAGAGACGCGAGTGGTTCGACTCGATGTTGCTGTGGCTGTCCCACTTGCTGCCGGCGCCGGAGTAAAGCTGCACGAAGCGAACGCCCCGTTCGACCAATCGGCGAGCGAGCAAGCATTGGCGACCGTAGATTTCGGTCTCTTTTTCATCCATGCCGTACATCTTCTTGATCGCTTCCGATTCGTTGTCGACGTCGACGGCGTCCGGAGCGTCGGCTTGCATACGGGCGGCCAGCTCGTAGCTTTGGATGCGAGCTTCAAGTTCAGAGTTCGATTCGCGGCCGACGTAGTGCTGGCGGTTCAGGCTATTGATGAACGCGAGCTTTCCTTGTTGTTCGGTCAACGTGACGCCGGCGGGGTTGTTCAAATTGCGAACCGGTTCGGCGCCGGTCTCGAACAGCACCCCTTGATGTCCGGACGGCATAAAGCCGGAGCCCCAGGCGCGAGCGCCGTTGACGACCATCGCCG is part of the Blastopirellula sediminis genome and harbors:
- a CDS encoding PVC-type heme-binding CxxCH protein, which encodes MLRIPMLASLLLFLTCCQASAGDANRLTYLDEFCDPYYVGRDFPKLTTPQWIGDEKVEGVVVLAIDDLRDTAKYEAYLRPIIERLKEVEGTAGVSIMTNSVDPSDPLLQKWLEEGVSLDAHTATHPCPCLQGGDFEAGKRSYEACVDMLFSIPNNRPVAFRFPCMDSKNTPSPRMIAEVLASATAAGNFLQIDSSVVIAHTADDPALPRELVTDADGQGRFTKYIPFPSFVNKVENYPYPYVIGRKIWEFPCTIPDDWQGFHLQQPGNPKTVEDWKASMDAAVLKQGTASFVFHPHGWIRAEQMVEIVNHAVERYGDRVAFLQFSQCLDRMNQHLLAGQPIRDVKGGDNGVRLLDLNDDGYMDVVIGNDQLQLTRIWRPAERTWLEVGFPVKLVTTAEDGTPRKERVRFGIQNGEVIALAADESIRSAWRFHKDAWTEEPELLRGLELDGKPVQIATSGIDQGVRFRDLNEDGDCELIVGSEKKQAIFQWDRQQRTWKLLPFVLPDDTEITFSDGLDAGLRFVDVDEDGFDDVVFSDEIRFSLSLFQSMEKGWSRQVSSGMRNDAGAIPMISRLGKNNGAWFADNSIWIQNEDTARLPDGVDRMSFVEMLRPIDTQPKSAEASRKTIRVQPGFRVDQVAAEPLVMDPVSFDWGPDGKFWVVEMADYPLGVDGKPGGRVRYLRDIDGDGTYDESVLFLEGVNFPNGVMAWGKGVIVSAAPEIFYAEDTDGDGAADKRETLYVGFREGNQQHRVNGFWRGLDNWIYVANGDSGGTIRSEKTGKTVDIRGRDLRIRPDTGEMEAVTGQSQYGRSRDDWGNWFGCNNSQAVFHFVTNEHYYLRNPSVAVQRPIQHIASVSNTPIYPRSRILSHWSGYVPPAPGEPSRFTSANGICIYRDELFGPTFHNTALVSEPIHNLIHRHQLIPQGVTFTGSRAAGEERSEFVASSDSWFRPAAIRTGPNGGIWFADMYRLILEHPEWIDDEEEKRMDLRTGHDKGRIYRILPIAEAPSAVPRLDQLTNQELAEQLASVSGWRRDMAQRLLIERSASDEVPALAKMAQTSGSPQGRLHALCTLDGLSALESDVIATALSDPHPGVRRHAIRLAESKLDADPSLHASFAALINEPDPLAALQLAYSLGEWRGSASGRLLGQLAMAHRDEPQIVSAALTSLNAENVLAAYSVILAANETAGPSLEILSEVMRVGAGLKRPEIAEAMEVALLQEGDSAAPAWKRTALAQLLGALRKNGTAWQDSLSADSRAKLSALLDAARDRLEDLKATDEETQVDINLVLQAAGNSADDIHLVATLLEPQNRSSLQIAAIQELAKVESNLAAEELIAGWSGYTPAVRQEALEAILSRTAWCTKLLAEIQAGRIQAFDLGSAARQRLTEHPNKDVAALAKAQLTQGATSSRAEVMQRYESAWLEKTGDLQKGRELFAKHCSACHRLEGKGFSVGPDLTGLTNKSAESLGAAILDPNRAVEDKFIEYAALTDDGRTFSGMLAAESGTSVTLRGQEGKEQTVLRAEIEQLRSTSRSLMPEGFEQVMDPQALADLIRYVAETPAK
- a CDS encoding FAD-dependent monooxygenase; this encodes MATNGEPVLVVGGRTTGLMMAAELARHGVPVRIIDKSPGIDPHSRATYLHARTLEILHILGVAEEIVSLGQPLKAISLYANGEHIATTPDLPVDSPFPWGAAFAQCKTEAILQRHLNRLGVEVERSTELLNLQQTDEGVLATIRKFDGSEETFVTPWLIGCDGAHSTVRRQIDEEFPGEIDPFPYLAADVLIDGPIEPDIAYLCLHDKGDLFIFLLDEGRRQIITTLPKNSTRTEPPTLEEMQQLIDERGFGKFRLSDPRWLTTYRTHYRLAPKYRQGRVLLAGDSAHVHSVIGGQGMNTGIQDAHNLAWKLSLVMRGVAPDWWLDTYESERRKIAADVIVWTKQANSELTRFAELSPEEQQRLCEHMVVPECDRMALRMHEEEIDLDYRSSRLSLEFDPCEAGPSPGERAPDVAEIFASGIASSLFETLRAPYYHLLLFNPPDVDSIAPDVVAAAGKALDVHGHWLRTLIVGPDVSGIDWPAGVTPVMDLDGELRRRYGGDVARLYLIRPDGYVAYRSQGVDGLDAYLQSVLK
- a CDS encoding DUF1501 domain-containing protein, which translates into the protein MSCNNIDYQHSRRDFLLQAGGGFGALAYAALSGQPLAAATTDNPVAKKIPNRFGRAKNVIWLFMEGGPSHLDLFDHKPLLNKLAGQTLPESFPRPVTAMGEVNSPILECKRQWKQCGESGLWVSDWLPHHHAIADELCVIHSCVSDGINHAGGVCQMNTGAVFGGRPSLGAWVSYGLGTPTESLPTFVVMKDSSAMVVNGARAWGSGFMPSGHQGVLFETGAEPVRNLNNPAGVTLTEQQGKLAFINSLNRQHYVGRESNSELEARIQSYELAARMQADAPDAVDVDNESEAIKKMYGMDEKETEIYGRQCLLARRLVERGVRFVQLYSGAGSKWDSHSNIESNHSRLCRGVDKPIAGLIADLRQRGMLEDTLVIWGGEFGRTPMSEKGTGRDHNPTGFTMWMAGGGVKAGQTIGATDDLGLYAVEDKLHVHDIHATVMGLLGMDHTKTIYMHKGRPERVDLNEGHYHDDILS
- a CDS encoding sulfatase-like hydrolase/transferase; translation: MRLRPRGLVLSIVVCLGMSAVPLHADDGQQPNILFIAMDDLNDWIGCMGGHPQTITPNLDRLAQSSVLFTNAHCAAPACNPSRTAIFTGMSPYRSGLYANNQKMREVLPEAELIPKWFSRHGYQSSGSGKLLHYFIDAQSWDDYFPNKESENPFPRTLYPEKRPMNLPVAGPWQYIETDWGALDATDDEFGGDYLVAKWAEEQLQKPHDKPFFMACGIYRPHEPWFVPKKYFEPFPLESIELPAGYKADDLADLPPEGKRRGPNRYFAHIQAHGKWRQAIQSYLASIHFADAMVGKILDALDNSPYADNTIVVLWSDHGWHLGEKEHWQKYTGWRVCTRVPLMIRVPQGAAGLPGGAQPAKCDKPVNLVSLFPTLAELCGMERPKQADAPSLVPLLKDANAEWPHVSITCLEDPGSFSVSGESWRLIHYANGDEELYDARKDPYEWSNLAGDSRYAAIRQKLFSQAPQSFAKKPAPSVASLESLPWVAASEKAIPPSQPDGVTFDVHFLNRSKHPVKLWWVDRQGTMKSYGQIPAGKERSQSTRPGAVWAITTIGDKPLGHFRVGDRSSKAVVPAE